The sequence CAATGCCCTCGCCCGACTGGGCTATCAGTCAGAGGTCACCAGTGACCCTGAGAAGGTACTGGCGGCGCATACCCTCATCCTCCCCGGTGTCGGTGCGGCCGGAGACACCGTAGCCAGCCTCAACCGACTCCGGCTGACCGGACCACTGTGCGAGCATATCCGTACCGGTAAGCCCTTCCTCGGCATCTGCATCGGGCTCCAGATTCTCCTGACGGGTACCGAGGAAGGCGGCTGGAACCAGTGCCTCAACATATTCCCCGGACGGGTCAGAAGGTTTCCCGCCGGAGAGAAGGTCCCCCACATGGGATGGAACCAGGTCAGGCAGGTGGTCCCCCACCCTGTCTTCGAAGGAGTACCGGATGATACCAAT is a genomic window of Dehalococcoidales bacterium containing:
- the hisH gene encoding imidazole glycerol phosphate synthase subunit HisH, with product MEDRITIVDYGAGNLRSVVNALARLGYQSEVTSDPEKVLAAHTLILPGVGAAGDTVASLNRLRLTGPLCEHIRTGKPFLGICIGLQILLTGTEEGGWNQCLNIFPGRVRRFPAGEKVPHMGWNQVRQVVPHPVFEGVPDDTNFYFVHSYYADPEDRSLVVGETEYGVGFCSVLARGNTVATQFHPERSGEAGLRI